Proteins encoded within one genomic window of Pieris brassicae chromosome 12, ilPieBrab1.1, whole genome shotgun sequence:
- the LOC123717077 gene encoding uncharacterized protein LOC123717077 isoform X4 → MPELIDQMYCSQQIVIPPKFPYALKRYCKAAIKTQPYDLLRWSYEYFTALAENRPPPVKLRLEYPIYSTEGGLTRGCLKVLAAQLSPCKSLPLPMVRKAWRGFCLDPLELKRVFCLCEIYLREEFVSFLHFVAVAAGLLTKSLTHTMILLCETLTKEPDGGSAAIPVDDFLMMYKFLANVDASKDIKYLNGYREGAPPKTEPTVEEEMLTSTISETPSVLLSDDYWQDTTDLQELTVINDHLPRTSRLSQRLNMPVLGKIERSPSIEREGQIERENYLRERKGRAVPSEEVEKKLRELSASKMGMEEKKEGMVAGRQMSTTSGEFIVQHIEREIMDYIDEQIAILPDPDLKKKKAKPEEVAMIREILETFLDENMDVIVPEVEEVEEEEQPIPEITVVYAVPGIGPVVPEELTVDFENYILEVSKVQADVVMPRNIRHFMCPPLEKYEEYNYETPKKEEVPMGGVITD, encoded by the exons atgcCAGAATTAATAGATCAGATGTACTGTTCCCAACAGATCGTTATCCCACCGAAGTTTCCCTACGCATTAAAAAGATATTGTAAAG cgGCAATAAAAACACAACCATACGATCTTCTCCGTTGGTCGTACGAATATTTTACAGCGTTGGCAGAGAATAGGCCTCCGCCAGTGAAACTACGACTGGAATACCCCATTTATAGTACAGAAGGAGGCCTAACTAGGGGGTGTTTGAAGGTTTTAGCTGCACAG CTAAGTCCTTGTAAATCTCTTCCCCTACCAATGGTCCGTAAAGCCTGGAGAGGGTTCTGTCTGGACCCGCTCGAGTTGAAAAGGGTTTTCTGTCTCTGCGAGATCTATTTGAGGGAGGAGTTTGTCTCTTTTCTACACTTTGTTGCTGTAGCCGCGGGGTTACTCACAAAG TCTCTGACTCACACAATGATCCTTCTGTGCGAGACCCTCACCAAGGAGCCAGACGGTGGGTCAGCAGCTATTCCGGTTGATGACTTCCTGATGATGTACAAGTTCTTGGCTAATGTAGACGCATCGAAGGATATAAAGTATTTGAACGGTTATAGAGAAG gAGCGCCTCCAAAGACCGAACCAACGGTTGAAGAAGAGATGCTGACTAGCACTATCTCCGAAACACCTTCCGTG CTCCTATCTGATGATTATTGGCAAGACACGACCGATCTCCAAGAGCTAACAGTGATAAATGACCATCTTCCCCGAACGTCAAGATTAAGTCAACGGTTGAATATGCCGGTTTTAGGGAAGATTGAAAGGTCTCCATCTATTGAAAGAGAGGGACAGATAGAGCGGGAAAACTATTTAAGGGAAAGGAAAg GTAGAGCTGTGCCGAGTGAAGAAGTCGAA AAAAAACTTCGAGAGTTAAGTGCTTCCAAAATGGGCATGGAAGAAAAGAAAGAGG GGATGGTGGCTGGGCGTCAAATGTCCACAACGAGTGGGGAGTTCATCGTGCAACACATTGAGAGGGAGATCATGGATTACATTGATGAGCAGATCGCTATTCTACCGGATCCTGatttgaaaaagaaaaag GCTAAACCAGAAGAAGTGGCAATGATCCGAGAAATCTTGGAGACGTTCCTGGACGAGAATATGGATGTGATTGTACCTGAAGTTGAAGAGGTAGAAGAGGAAGAGCAGCCAATACCTGAG ATAACTGTGGTATACGCAGTGCCAGGTATAGGTCCCGTAGTTCCAGAAGAGTTAACAGTGGACTTTGAAAATTACATCCTAGAAGTTAGTAAGGTGCAGGCAGATGTCGTTATGCCCAGGAATATACGACACTTCATGTGCCCTCCTCTGGAAAA GTATGaagaatataattatgaaacgCCGAAGAAGGAGGAAGTGCCCATGGGCGGTGTTATTACAGATTAA
- the LOC123717077 gene encoding uncharacterized protein LOC123717077 isoform X3, translated as MPELIDQMYCSQQIVIPPKFPYALKRYCKAAIKTQPYDLLRWSYEYFTALAENRPPPVKLRLEYPIYSTEGGLTRGCLKVLAAQLSPCKSLPLPMVRKAWRGFCLDPLELKRVFCLCEIYLREEFVSFLHFVAVAAGLLTKSLTHTMILLCETLTKEPDGGSAAIPVDDFLMMYKFLANVDASKDIKYLNGYREGAPPKTEPTVEEEMLTSTISETPSVKKLRELSASKMGMEEKKEDKKEEKAEKKKDKVEIIVTDEEDREIPYEIYGETNTTEIDPLDQVEEEEEEEEKDQTSEEKFDVVAFVNELYVEREERREDLERTFEEIGDIIDKFKSANYDLGMVAGRQMSTTSGEFIVQHIEREIMDYIDEQIAILPDPDLKKKKAKPEEVAMIREILETFLDENMDVIVPEVEEVEEEEQPIPEITVVYAVPGIGPVVPEELTVDFENYILEVSKVQADVVMPRNIRHFMCPPLEKYEEYNYETPKKEEVPMGGVITD; from the exons atgcCAGAATTAATAGATCAGATGTACTGTTCCCAACAGATCGTTATCCCACCGAAGTTTCCCTACGCATTAAAAAGATATTGTAAAG cgGCAATAAAAACACAACCATACGATCTTCTCCGTTGGTCGTACGAATATTTTACAGCGTTGGCAGAGAATAGGCCTCCGCCAGTGAAACTACGACTGGAATACCCCATTTATAGTACAGAAGGAGGCCTAACTAGGGGGTGTTTGAAGGTTTTAGCTGCACAG CTAAGTCCTTGTAAATCTCTTCCCCTACCAATGGTCCGTAAAGCCTGGAGAGGGTTCTGTCTGGACCCGCTCGAGTTGAAAAGGGTTTTCTGTCTCTGCGAGATCTATTTGAGGGAGGAGTTTGTCTCTTTTCTACACTTTGTTGCTGTAGCCGCGGGGTTACTCACAAAG TCTCTGACTCACACAATGATCCTTCTGTGCGAGACCCTCACCAAGGAGCCAGACGGTGGGTCAGCAGCTATTCCGGTTGATGACTTCCTGATGATGTACAAGTTCTTGGCTAATGTAGACGCATCGAAGGATATAAAGTATTTGAACGGTTATAGAGAAG gAGCGCCTCCAAAGACCGAACCAACGGTTGAAGAAGAGATGCTGACTAGCACTATCTCCGAAACACCTTCCGTG AAAAAACTTCGAGAGTTAAGTGCTTCCAAAATGGGCATGGAAGAAAAGAAAGAGG ataaaaaagaagaaaaagcaGAGAAGAAGAAGGACAAAGTCGAAATAATCGTAACTGATGAAGAGGATAGGGAAATACCATACGAGATTTACG GAGAAACAAATACTACGGAAATTGATCCTCTTGATCAagtagaagaagaagaagaagaagaagaaaaagatCAAACGAGTGAAGAGAAGTTTGACGTTGTAGCATTCGTCAatgaa ctATACGTCGAACGTGAAGAAAGACGGGAAGACCTCGAGAGAACGTTTGAGGAAATAGGCGACATCATCGATAAATTCAAATCGGCTAATTATGATCTTG GGATGGTGGCTGGGCGTCAAATGTCCACAACGAGTGGGGAGTTCATCGTGCAACACATTGAGAGGGAGATCATGGATTACATTGATGAGCAGATCGCTATTCTACCGGATCCTGatttgaaaaagaaaaag GCTAAACCAGAAGAAGTGGCAATGATCCGAGAAATCTTGGAGACGTTCCTGGACGAGAATATGGATGTGATTGTACCTGAAGTTGAAGAGGTAGAAGAGGAAGAGCAGCCAATACCTGAG ATAACTGTGGTATACGCAGTGCCAGGTATAGGTCCCGTAGTTCCAGAAGAGTTAACAGTGGACTTTGAAAATTACATCCTAGAAGTTAGTAAGGTGCAGGCAGATGTCGTTATGCCCAGGAATATACGACACTTCATGTGCCCTCCTCTGGAAAA GTATGaagaatataattatgaaacgCCGAAGAAGGAGGAAGTGCCCATGGGCGGTGTTATTACAGATTAA
- the LOC123717077 gene encoding uncharacterized protein LOC123717077 isoform X1, translated as MPELIDQMYCSQQIVIPPKFPYALKRYCKAAIKTQPYDLLRWSYEYFTALAENRPPPVKLRLEYPIYSTEGGLTRGCLKVLAAQLSPCKSLPLPMVRKAWRGFCLDPLELKRVFCLCEIYLREEFVSFLHFVAVAAGLLTKSLTHTMILLCETLTKEPDGGSAAIPVDDFLMMYKFLANVDASKDIKYLNGYREGAPPKTEPTVEEEMLTSTISETPSVLLSDDYWQDTTDLQELTVINDHLPRTSRLSQRLNMPVLGKIERSPSIEREGQIERENYLRERKGRAVPSEEVEKKLRELSASKMGMEEKKEDKKEEKAEKKKDKVEIIVTDEEDREIPYEIYGETNTTEIDPLDQVEEEEEEEEKDQTSEEKFDVVAFVNELYVEREERREDLERTFEEIGDIIDKFKSANYDLGMVAGRQMSTTSGEFIVQHIEREIMDYIDEQIAILPDPDLKKKKAKPEEVAMIREILETFLDENMDVIVPEVEEVEEEEQPIPEITVVYAVPGIGPVVPEELTVDFENYILEVSKVQADVVMPRNIRHFMCPPLEKYEEYNYETPKKEEVPMGGVITD; from the exons atgcCAGAATTAATAGATCAGATGTACTGTTCCCAACAGATCGTTATCCCACCGAAGTTTCCCTACGCATTAAAAAGATATTGTAAAG cgGCAATAAAAACACAACCATACGATCTTCTCCGTTGGTCGTACGAATATTTTACAGCGTTGGCAGAGAATAGGCCTCCGCCAGTGAAACTACGACTGGAATACCCCATTTATAGTACAGAAGGAGGCCTAACTAGGGGGTGTTTGAAGGTTTTAGCTGCACAG CTAAGTCCTTGTAAATCTCTTCCCCTACCAATGGTCCGTAAAGCCTGGAGAGGGTTCTGTCTGGACCCGCTCGAGTTGAAAAGGGTTTTCTGTCTCTGCGAGATCTATTTGAGGGAGGAGTTTGTCTCTTTTCTACACTTTGTTGCTGTAGCCGCGGGGTTACTCACAAAG TCTCTGACTCACACAATGATCCTTCTGTGCGAGACCCTCACCAAGGAGCCAGACGGTGGGTCAGCAGCTATTCCGGTTGATGACTTCCTGATGATGTACAAGTTCTTGGCTAATGTAGACGCATCGAAGGATATAAAGTATTTGAACGGTTATAGAGAAG gAGCGCCTCCAAAGACCGAACCAACGGTTGAAGAAGAGATGCTGACTAGCACTATCTCCGAAACACCTTCCGTG CTCCTATCTGATGATTATTGGCAAGACACGACCGATCTCCAAGAGCTAACAGTGATAAATGACCATCTTCCCCGAACGTCAAGATTAAGTCAACGGTTGAATATGCCGGTTTTAGGGAAGATTGAAAGGTCTCCATCTATTGAAAGAGAGGGACAGATAGAGCGGGAAAACTATTTAAGGGAAAGGAAAg GTAGAGCTGTGCCGAGTGAAGAAGTCGAA AAAAAACTTCGAGAGTTAAGTGCTTCCAAAATGGGCATGGAAGAAAAGAAAGAGG ataaaaaagaagaaaaagcaGAGAAGAAGAAGGACAAAGTCGAAATAATCGTAACTGATGAAGAGGATAGGGAAATACCATACGAGATTTACG GAGAAACAAATACTACGGAAATTGATCCTCTTGATCAagtagaagaagaagaagaagaagaagaaaaagatCAAACGAGTGAAGAGAAGTTTGACGTTGTAGCATTCGTCAatgaa ctATACGTCGAACGTGAAGAAAGACGGGAAGACCTCGAGAGAACGTTTGAGGAAATAGGCGACATCATCGATAAATTCAAATCGGCTAATTATGATCTTG GGATGGTGGCTGGGCGTCAAATGTCCACAACGAGTGGGGAGTTCATCGTGCAACACATTGAGAGGGAGATCATGGATTACATTGATGAGCAGATCGCTATTCTACCGGATCCTGatttgaaaaagaaaaag GCTAAACCAGAAGAAGTGGCAATGATCCGAGAAATCTTGGAGACGTTCCTGGACGAGAATATGGATGTGATTGTACCTGAAGTTGAAGAGGTAGAAGAGGAAGAGCAGCCAATACCTGAG ATAACTGTGGTATACGCAGTGCCAGGTATAGGTCCCGTAGTTCCAGAAGAGTTAACAGTGGACTTTGAAAATTACATCCTAGAAGTTAGTAAGGTGCAGGCAGATGTCGTTATGCCCAGGAATATACGACACTTCATGTGCCCTCCTCTGGAAAA GTATGaagaatataattatgaaacgCCGAAGAAGGAGGAAGTGCCCATGGGCGGTGTTATTACAGATTAA
- the LOC123717077 gene encoding uncharacterized protein LOC123717077 isoform X2 yields MPELIDQMYCSQQIVIPPKFPYALKRYCKAAIKTQPYDLLRWSYEYFTALAENRPPPVKLRLEYPIYSTEGGLTRGCLKVLAAQLSPCKSLPLPMVRKAWRGFCLDPLELKRVFCLCEIYLREEFVSFLHFVAVAAGLLTKSLTHTMILLCETLTKEPDGGSAAIPVDDFLMMYKFLANVDASKDIKYLNGYREGAPPKTEPTVEEEMLTSTISETPSVLLSDDYWQDTTDLQELTVINDHLPRTSRLSQRLNMPVLGKIERSPSIEREGQIERENYLRERKGRAVPSEEVEKKLRELSASKMGMEEKKEDKKEEKAEKKKDKVEIIVTDEEDREIPYEIYGETNTTEIDPLDQVEEEEEEEEKDQTSEEKFDVVAFVNELYVEREERREDLERTFEEIGDIIDKFKSANYDLGMVAGRQMSTTSGEFIVQHIEREIMDYIDEQIAILPDPDLKKKKAKPEEVAMIREILETFLDENMDVIVPEVEEVEEEEQPIPECQV; encoded by the exons atgcCAGAATTAATAGATCAGATGTACTGTTCCCAACAGATCGTTATCCCACCGAAGTTTCCCTACGCATTAAAAAGATATTGTAAAG cgGCAATAAAAACACAACCATACGATCTTCTCCGTTGGTCGTACGAATATTTTACAGCGTTGGCAGAGAATAGGCCTCCGCCAGTGAAACTACGACTGGAATACCCCATTTATAGTACAGAAGGAGGCCTAACTAGGGGGTGTTTGAAGGTTTTAGCTGCACAG CTAAGTCCTTGTAAATCTCTTCCCCTACCAATGGTCCGTAAAGCCTGGAGAGGGTTCTGTCTGGACCCGCTCGAGTTGAAAAGGGTTTTCTGTCTCTGCGAGATCTATTTGAGGGAGGAGTTTGTCTCTTTTCTACACTTTGTTGCTGTAGCCGCGGGGTTACTCACAAAG TCTCTGACTCACACAATGATCCTTCTGTGCGAGACCCTCACCAAGGAGCCAGACGGTGGGTCAGCAGCTATTCCGGTTGATGACTTCCTGATGATGTACAAGTTCTTGGCTAATGTAGACGCATCGAAGGATATAAAGTATTTGAACGGTTATAGAGAAG gAGCGCCTCCAAAGACCGAACCAACGGTTGAAGAAGAGATGCTGACTAGCACTATCTCCGAAACACCTTCCGTG CTCCTATCTGATGATTATTGGCAAGACACGACCGATCTCCAAGAGCTAACAGTGATAAATGACCATCTTCCCCGAACGTCAAGATTAAGTCAACGGTTGAATATGCCGGTTTTAGGGAAGATTGAAAGGTCTCCATCTATTGAAAGAGAGGGACAGATAGAGCGGGAAAACTATTTAAGGGAAAGGAAAg GTAGAGCTGTGCCGAGTGAAGAAGTCGAA AAAAAACTTCGAGAGTTAAGTGCTTCCAAAATGGGCATGGAAGAAAAGAAAGAGG ataaaaaagaagaaaaagcaGAGAAGAAGAAGGACAAAGTCGAAATAATCGTAACTGATGAAGAGGATAGGGAAATACCATACGAGATTTACG GAGAAACAAATACTACGGAAATTGATCCTCTTGATCAagtagaagaagaagaagaagaagaagaaaaagatCAAACGAGTGAAGAGAAGTTTGACGTTGTAGCATTCGTCAatgaa ctATACGTCGAACGTGAAGAAAGACGGGAAGACCTCGAGAGAACGTTTGAGGAAATAGGCGACATCATCGATAAATTCAAATCGGCTAATTATGATCTTG GGATGGTGGCTGGGCGTCAAATGTCCACAACGAGTGGGGAGTTCATCGTGCAACACATTGAGAGGGAGATCATGGATTACATTGATGAGCAGATCGCTATTCTACCGGATCCTGatttgaaaaagaaaaag GCTAAACCAGAAGAAGTGGCAATGATCCGAGAAATCTTGGAGACGTTCCTGGACGAGAATATGGATGTGATTGTACCTGAAGTTGAAGAGGTAGAAGAGGAAGAGCAGCCAATACCTGAG TGCCAGGTATAG